Genomic segment of Pochonia chlamydosporia 170 chromosome 1, whole genome shotgun sequence:
TCAACTTTGGCTTAAACGGGGGCGTGATTAGCTTCTTTGCGAGAATATCCCAATCAATATCGGCAAAGAAGGGGTGGCGTTTTAGCTCCTCCGCATCGTCCGTTGCGCCGAGTCGGTGCTTTGGATTTCTATTAAGCAATCCTTTAACGAAGTTGCGCCCTTCTTGCGACAGGGTGTCGCGAGGGAATCGGACCTTGCCGAAGGCAATATTCTTGTACATTTGTTGGGTGTCTTCTGCATAGAAAGGACTCCAACCGCAGCACATCTCAAAGACCAGAACGCCCAAAGACCAGAAGTCTACCATCTTGGTATAGCCAGACTCATCCAAGAGAACCTCGGGGGCGAGGTACTCGGTGGTTCCGCAAAAGGTATTTGTAGTATCATTCTTGGTCAAATTAGCCTTGGATAAGCCAAAATCGCACAACGCAATGTGGCCATTGGCGTCGAGGAGGATGTTTTCCGGTTTGAGATCGCGATAAACGATATCGTTGTTGTGCAGATGCTGAATCGCCAGAATCAGCTCGGCAATGTAGAACTTGGCTCTTCTTTCATCGAATCGGCCTTCTTTCTGCAAATGCCAAAACAGCTCTCCTCCAGACATGTAATCGGTGACCAGGTAAAGTTCGGAAGGCGTTTGAAACGAGAACTTGAGACCAACAATAAAGGGCGAATCGGTGGTGGCCGTGCGGACAAGAATATTGCGTTCCCCAACAGTGTGCGCCacctccttcttctgcacAATCACCTTCTTTTGTAACACCTTCATTGCATAGATTCGTTGAGTGTCTCGCTTTCGCACCTGGTAGACCTGCCCAAAAGTGCCCTTGCCAATGAGCTTCAAGATTTCGAAATCGCTAGGTCCGAAATGTTTTTTCTCGGACCTCTGATAAAAGGCTTCAACGTATAGTTCGCCAGTCGGCGCATTTTCGGCAACCGTATCGGCGTGTCCGCGCAAGGTGAACCATCCTCTCACAGGGCTGTCGCCGTCTTTTCGAGCTTGAAAATCGACGTGCCCGAGAAACTCCTCACCAGTGGCGGAATGATCGTAAACGGAAATGTCGACTAACATATCGgtatcaacaacatcacTTGTGGAAGAAAAATTAGTACATCGAAAAGGAAATTCGCTCAGGGACTAGAGCCACTACGCAGTATGAAGTGTGTGTCTCAGGGGAAGCCAAAAACGTACAAAACTGCTTCAGCATCCCATTTTGGATTGCTAGATGGCGTTCGCAAGGTTCGATTACGGAACGTATTATAATCGTGGATGCTCGTATTACTGCTTTGACGACTTCGCATAGGGATCGCCATGGGCGGGCGGCCAGAGTCGCTGCCCTGGCGTTGTATAGGGATGCCACCAAGGCCGGATGGCGTTGCGCTGAGCgtttcctcctcttcaacGGGTCTCGGACCGCCCGAGATAAGTTCGCTTCGTTGAAACACTGCGACAACATAGGGATCTCGGCACTTTCGCAATCCACGTGCTTCGGCGATTTTAATGGTTAGCTTGCCCTTTTGCGCAGGAGGCTGGACGCCGGCAGTTCGTGGAGTTTGAGTTCCGCTGCCTGATTCTGCTCCATCGTTGCTAGTTCTGCCTGGAGTGTCTCTGCCGTCAGAGTGGGAGTGAGCGGCAGAGAGGGCTCTCGTGGGAGTCGGCGGACCGCTCTTGAAGATGACACCACGAGTTAGTTCTTTGAGTCCCTCGAGCGAAAACCACTTGCTTGGGGCAGAGGTTTGGGAAAGATTGGGGGAAGTTTTAGaagttgacgatgacgaagatgacgattGGGGTGGAATTTGTGAAGTGGCAGGAGAAACAAGCTCAGCCCCTACCGTCTCTGGTTGAGTTGAGACTGGAGGTGCCAGAGAGCCTATACCATCGCGACCCTCATGTATTCTTGACGATCTCTTAGAGGTCGTCCTGGCGGTCGCTCCGTTTTCGAAGTTTCTGCCTTTACAAGAAGAGGTTTCGGAATATGATGGCTGTGAAGAAGGGGGAGTTGGATATGAATGGGAAATCACGGTTGGTGGTATGATGTGACTCGAAGTGGAATCAAGCTTGTCCAAACGCATGGGGAGATGGCAATCTGATATCCTTCGGCTGCAGCGCAACGACTTCTTGGAAGAAGACTGACACCGTGGTCGCTTCTCCGAAGATGCAGGACAATCATTCTGGACCGGCAATTGTGACGGCTGATCCAAGAATAA
This window contains:
- a CDS encoding cAMP-dependent protein kinase (similar to Neosartorya fischeri NRRL 181 XP_001265026.1); the protein is MPGVDPSSTRTAATDEDGADHIGSDTPRSGVATPQPDLHDKRLPGIMSYFSQVRQDPSANESSACASSVPLVSPSSGSPPLFLDQPSQLPVQNDCPASSEKRPRCQSSSKKSLRCSRRISDCHLPMRLDKLDSTSSHIIPPTVISHSYPTPPSSQPSYSETSSCKGRNFENGATARTTSKRSSRIHEGRDGIGSLAPPVSTQPETVGAELVSPATSQIPPQSSSSSSSTSKTSPNLSQTSAPSKWFSLEGLKELTRGVIFKSGPPTPTRALSAAHSHSDGRDTPGRTSNDGAESGSGTQTPRTAGVQPPAQKGKLTIKIAEARGLRKCRDPYVVAVFQRSELISGGPRPVEEEETLSATPSGLGGIPIQRQGSDSGRPPMAIPMRSRQSSNTSIHDYNTFRNRTLRTPSSNPKWDAEAVFDVVDTDMLVDISVYDHSATGEEFLGHVDFQARKDGDSPVRGWFTLRGHADTVAENAPTGELYVEAFYQRSEKKHFGPSDFEILKLIGKGTFGQVYQVRKRDTQRIYAMKVLQKKVIVQKKEVAHTVGERNILVRTATTDSPFIVGLKFSFQTPSELYLVTDYMSGGELFWHLQKEGRFDERRAKFYIAELILAIQHLHNNDIVYRDLKPENILLDANGHIALCDFGLSKANLTKNDTTNTFCGTTEYLAPEVLLDESGYTKMVDFWSLGVLVFEMCCGWSPFYAEDTQQMYKNIAFGKVRFPRDTLSQEGRNFVKGLLNRNPKHRLGATDDAEELKRHPFFADIDWDILAKKLITPPFKPKLKSETDVSYFDPEFTTALEQNGSLNERAAALARGYAASTPLSPSVQANFQGFTFVDESALDDHMRDRFRNDDEEMDDAQVQHDEDDWDNLDDIDTRKANRMSGIVKTSTTDEHMVGGAHFDV